One segment of Niabella beijingensis DNA contains the following:
- a CDS encoding ABC transporter permease yields the protein MFRNYLKIAWRNLFRNKAFSVINITGLSIGMAVAMLIGLWIWDEFSFNRQFAHHDRIAQVMQHVTNNGEVRTGNGTPYPVAEALRQEYGSHFKQVVLEAGRWEHTLSAGQKRVFYTGGFYEPGIGELLDLHMIGGNRNGLTDPNALLISETVAAALFGGHNAIGRTVTLDQHSEVKIAGVYRNLPLNSSFGDVGFMGAWRLFVNTSDWMKTIEDPWRPNAFTTYVQLTASTNLQSVSHVIRDLRLRHVNERLAKQRPELFLYPMDRWHLYETFKDGRNDGGRIRYIWLFGIIGVFVLILGCINFMNLSTARSVKRAKEIGVRKTAGSRRYELVLQFFCESFLCVLLSFLLCLVLVGLLLPLFNTISGKQTAIPWSHPVFWISALFFCSLTGLLAGLYPAFYLSSFNPVKVLKGPFQAGRFAGVQRKLLVVVQFTISVVLIIGTLTVFRQIEFARKRPLGYDQNGLVAIEIPAPDLHGHFEVIQSELTNGGLIAAVAEADDLPTQVGATTTGIDWPGKDPNTGSDFPFSGVGYDYGKTVGWQLLEGRDFSRAYPTDSSAVVLNEAAVKFMGLKQPVGTMIQSEGVPMKVIGVIKDMIMESPYAAIRPSLYYLHTTARDYYLLARIRPDANAGNALQQVEKLYKKYLPGDPFHYQFVDAAYDQKFGDEERMGRLGGSLAILAVFVSCLGLFGMASFMVEQRVKEIGVRKVLGASEFGLWELLSKDFVQLMLLSISIAVPVAWYGLHSWLQQYNYHAGIPWWIFCLAGLGAFVVALLTVSYQTIKAVSVNPVKSLRTE from the coding sequence ATGTTCAGAAACTATTTAAAAATTGCCTGGAGAAATCTGTTTCGCAATAAAGCCTTTTCAGTGATTAATATCACCGGTTTGTCCATAGGCATGGCCGTGGCGATGCTGATCGGCCTCTGGATCTGGGATGAATTTTCTTTTAACCGGCAATTCGCCCATCATGATCGTATCGCGCAGGTCATGCAGCATGTTACCAATAACGGAGAAGTACGTACCGGAAACGGAACGCCTTATCCGGTGGCCGAAGCGCTGCGGCAGGAATACGGCAGCCATTTCAAACAGGTCGTTCTCGAAGCGGGCAGATGGGAGCATACGTTATCTGCCGGACAGAAAAGGGTTTTTTATACGGGAGGCTTCTACGAACCCGGGATCGGGGAACTGCTGGATCTGCATATGATCGGCGGCAACAGGAACGGGCTTACAGATCCCAACGCTTTATTAATTTCTGAAACGGTGGCTGCAGCGCTGTTTGGCGGGCATAATGCGATAGGCAGAACGGTGACACTTGACCAACATTCTGAAGTAAAAATTGCGGGAGTGTACCGCAACCTCCCTTTAAACAGCAGTTTTGGCGATGTGGGATTTATGGGCGCCTGGAGATTGTTTGTCAATACGAGCGATTGGATGAAAACGATCGAAGATCCTTGGCGTCCCAATGCTTTTACAACTTATGTGCAGCTTACAGCCTCTACAAACCTGCAGTCGGTATCGCATGTAATACGTGATCTGCGTCTGAGGCACGTGAATGAACGGCTTGCAAAGCAGCGGCCTGAACTTTTTTTATACCCTATGGACCGATGGCATCTGTACGAGACATTCAAAGACGGCAGGAACGATGGCGGGCGTATCCGGTATATATGGCTTTTTGGTATCATCGGCGTCTTTGTGCTGATCCTGGGCTGTATCAACTTTATGAACCTGAGCACGGCACGTAGTGTAAAACGGGCAAAGGAAATTGGTGTACGCAAAACCGCTGGCTCCAGGCGATATGAGCTTGTCCTGCAATTTTTTTGTGAATCATTTCTATGCGTGCTTTTATCCTTTTTGTTGTGCCTGGTACTCGTAGGTCTGTTGTTGCCGCTGTTCAATACTATTTCGGGAAAACAAACCGCCATTCCATGGTCCCACCCCGTGTTCTGGATTTCCGCTTTGTTTTTTTGCTCGCTTACAGGACTGCTCGCGGGCCTGTATCCTGCGTTCTATCTCTCCTCCTTTAATCCGGTAAAGGTGCTGAAGGGGCCTTTTCAGGCCGGTCGTTTTGCCGGTGTACAGCGTAAACTGCTGGTGGTCGTTCAATTTACCATCTCAGTGGTATTGATCATCGGAACCTTAACGGTTTTCCGCCAGATCGAATTTGCGCGGAAACGGCCACTGGGTTACGATCAGAACGGTCTGGTGGCGATTGAAATACCAGCACCTGACCTGCACGGGCATTTTGAAGTGATACAATCGGAACTGACAAACGGGGGATTGATCGCTGCTGTGGCAGAGGCGGATGATTTGCCCACCCAGGTGGGTGCAACCACTACAGGGATCGACTGGCCCGGCAAGGATCCCAACACGGGTTCAGACTTTCCCTTTTCCGGTGTAGGGTATGATTACGGAAAAACAGTAGGCTGGCAACTGCTGGAGGGCCGTGATTTTTCAAGAGCCTATCCCACCGATTCTTCAGCAGTAGTGCTGAACGAGGCAGCCGTAAAATTTATGGGATTAAAGCAGCCGGTGGGTACCATGATCCAATCGGAGGGCGTCCCGATGAAGGTCATCGGAGTTATAAAGGATATGATCATGGAGTCGCCCTATGCCGCCATACGCCCCTCACTCTATTATCTTCATACAACAGCCCGGGATTATTACCTGCTTGCCCGGATCCGTCCGGATGCCAACGCCGGAAACGCTCTGCAACAGGTTGAAAAGCTTTATAAAAAATATCTACCCGGCGATCCCTTTCACTACCAGTTTGTGGATGCTGCCTACGATCAAAAATTCGGAGACGAAGAACGGATGGGCAGGTTGGGCGGCAGCCTGGCCATACTCGCTGTTTTTGTCAGCTGTCTGGGTTTGTTTGGGATGGCGTCCTTTATGGTGGAACAACGCGTTAAGGAGATCGGCGTGCGTAAAGTGTTGGGCGCCTCTGAATTTGGCCTGTGGGAATTATTATCAAAGGATTTTGTGCAGCTGATGCTGCTTTCTATATCGATCGCTGTACCTGTTGCCTGGTACGGATTGCATAGCTGGCTTCAGCAATACAATTATCACGCCGGGATCCCCTGGTGGATATTTTGTCTTGCAGGTCTGGGCGCCTTCGTTGTAGCGTTGCTAACGGTAAGCTACCAAACCATCAAAGCAGTAAGCGTCAACCCGGTAAAAAGTTTGCGTACGGAATAA
- the nagA gene encoding N-acetylglucosamine-6-phosphate deacetylase, whose amino-acid sequence MLKIINGNIITPGKIIPGGSVLIDNGKITAISEVLPEVYCEEVIDARDNYVSPGFIDIHVHGGGGYDFMDGTVEAFIGTAGTHARYGTTAMYPTTLTSEVEDLFITLDAFKEAKAQNRTGAQLMGMHLEGPYFAINQKGAQDPKYIRNPDPVEYRKILEYSEDIARWSAAPELPGAIEFGRYVKSKGKVLALAHTDALYEEVVEGFNNGYSLATHFYSAMSGVTRRNAFRYAGAIEAGYLIDEMDVEAIADGIHLPPPLLKLIYKIKGAERTALITDAMRGAGMPEGESILGNINAGLKVVIEDGVAKLPDRSAFAGSVATADRLVRTVVKDAEIPLAAAVKMMTLTPARIMGIDKTKGSLEAGKDADVVIFDDNINIITTLVQGLVVYKNKVVLQ is encoded by the coding sequence ATGCTGAAAATTATCAATGGCAATATTATTACACCTGGTAAGATCATCCCTGGAGGCAGCGTATTAATTGATAACGGAAAAATAACAGCTATCAGTGAAGTACTGCCTGAAGTTTACTGTGAGGAGGTCATAGACGCCCGGGACAACTATGTTTCACCCGGTTTTATCGACATTCATGTGCACGGTGGAGGTGGTTATGATTTTATGGATGGAACAGTGGAGGCTTTTATCGGCACTGCCGGAACGCATGCGCGGTATGGTACTACGGCGATGTACCCTACGACGCTAACCAGTGAAGTTGAAGATCTTTTTATAACACTCGACGCTTTTAAAGAAGCAAAAGCTCAAAATAGAACGGGCGCGCAATTGATGGGCATGCACCTGGAAGGCCCTTATTTTGCGATAAACCAGAAAGGAGCGCAGGATCCCAAATATATCCGGAACCCGGATCCCGTGGAGTACCGGAAAATATTGGAATATTCGGAGGATATTGCCAGGTGGAGCGCAGCTCCGGAACTACCGGGCGCCATTGAATTTGGCCGCTATGTAAAATCGAAAGGAAAGGTATTAGCGCTGGCGCATACAGACGCCCTGTATGAAGAAGTAGTGGAGGGCTTTAACAATGGGTACAGTCTGGCAACTCATTTTTATTCCGCCATGAGTGGGGTGACCCGGCGCAACGCTTTCAGGTATGCCGGAGCAATAGAGGCCGGTTATTTAATAGATGAAATGGATGTGGAAGCGATCGCCGATGGGATTCACCTGCCTCCTCCGCTGTTAAAACTGATTTATAAAATAAAAGGAGCGGAACGAACTGCATTAATTACAGATGCAATGCGGGGTGCAGGTATGCCGGAAGGGGAAAGCATATTGGGTAATATAAATGCCGGTCTCAAAGTGGTCATTGAAGATGGCGTTGCCAAACTGCCGGACCGGTCTGCTTTTGCAGGAAGTGTGGCTACTGCCGATCGCCTGGTAAGAACGGTTGTAAAAGATGCGGAGATACCATTGGCAGCGGCTGTAAAGATGATGACCTTAACTCCCGCACGGATCATGGGAATAGACAAAACGAAAGGAAGCCTGGAAGCTGGTAAAGATGCAGATGTGGTGATTTTTGATGATAATATTAATATTATAACGACCCTGGTACAAGGGCTTGTTGTTTATAAGAATAAGGTTGTTCTGCAATAA
- a CDS encoding alpha/beta hydrolase, with amino-acid sequence MYSKLSAIMCSLFFSTAALLFPVVLLAQTAGNPVKRIKNIRYAPLPPAPFDKDSSCDRTLDLYIPQEPAERKVPVLIFVHGGGFAGGDKRGNATLCEKLAQSGIAVVAVNYRLYLKYHKNDAASAGANMAKGLPAGGHFHPELEKAIEMAAGDVALAMQWLKNNAALYSMDAGKMMISGGSAGAMTALYVAYVKPALPLKISGVIDFWGGLEDASVIKRNAPPVLVYHGSSDKVINVAYAHALQQRMAAAGNRLSEFHIMEGKGHAAYRIIETEKSEEVVSFIRKIFDLAAAPKRDKSSHSSE; translated from the coding sequence ATGTATTCTAAACTATCAGCAATCATGTGTAGCCTGTTTTTTAGCACTGCCGCGCTGCTTTTTCCGGTGGTCTTATTGGCGCAAACAGCGGGAAACCCGGTAAAACGCATAAAAAACATCCGGTACGCACCCCTGCCTCCGGCGCCCTTTGACAAGGATTCCAGCTGTGACAGAACACTCGATTTATATATTCCTCAGGAGCCGGCAGAAAGAAAAGTGCCGGTACTGATCTTTGTTCATGGCGGCGGATTTGCCGGCGGTGATAAACGGGGAAATGCAACGCTCTGTGAAAAACTGGCGCAATCAGGGATCGCTGTGGTTGCGGTCAATTACCGGCTGTATCTGAAGTACCATAAAAATGATGCAGCCAGCGCCGGGGCAAATATGGCCAAAGGGCTGCCGGCGGGTGGACATTTTCATCCGGAGCTTGAGAAAGCCATTGAGATGGCGGCCGGAGATGTAGCGCTTGCGATGCAATGGCTTAAAAATAATGCGGCACTTTATTCAATGGATGCCGGGAAAATGATGATCTCCGGTGGTTCTGCGGGGGCCATGACCGCCTTGTATGTTGCATACGTAAAGCCCGCGCTCCCGCTGAAGATAAGCGGGGTGATCGATTTCTGGGGTGGCCTGGAGGATGCCAGCGTAATTAAAAGAAATGCACCACCGGTATTGGTGTATCACGGAAGCAGCGATAAGGTAATTAATGTAGCGTATGCCCATGCCCTGCAGCAACGAATGGCAGCAGCCGGTAACCGTTTATCCGAATTTCATATTATGGAAGGTAAGGGGCATGCTGCTTACAGGATCATTGAAACCGAAAAAAGTGAAGAAGTGGTATCCTTTATAAGAAAGATTTTTGATCTTGCAGCTGCTCCGAAGCGGGACAAAAGCAGCCACTCCTCTGAATAA
- a CDS encoding prolyl oligopeptidase family serine peptidase, producing the protein MKNKSILLLLLLMVVITDTANGQRSAKETIDDRISRYFYPPAALKDDLGPYRPLLRFYNGDTVLTKQAWQKRRTEIETTWHRMMGRWPSFIKKQKMELLDSIQREGFIQYRIRFNWTPVEKTIAYLCVPQTKGKLPAVITTFYEPETAIGKGKPNRDFACQLARRGYVTLSIGTTEASKAGTYSVYYPSIKNATVAPLSMLAYTAANAWYLLADLPYVDNKRIGIMGHSFGGKWAMFASCLFDKFACAVWSDPGVVFDDTKGSAVNYWEPWYLGYYPPPWKDTWRKTGSTADAKGLYPRLIKEGYDLHELMALMAPRPFLVSGGSSDPVDRWTALNQVVRVNALLGYTNRVAMTNRPKHDPNDESNEAAYLFFDSFLKK; encoded by the coding sequence ATGAAAAATAAAAGTATACTGCTCTTATTACTGCTAATGGTTGTTATAACGGATACGGCGAATGGTCAGCGATCAGCAAAGGAGACGATCGATGATCGTATCTCCCGGTATTTTTACCCTCCTGCTGCATTAAAGGATGATCTTGGTCCTTACCGGCCGCTGTTAAGATTTTATAACGGGGACACCGTTCTGACCAAACAGGCATGGCAGAAGAGGAGGACCGAAATAGAAACCACATGGCACCGGATGATGGGCCGGTGGCCCTCGTTTATCAAAAAACAGAAAATGGAGCTGCTGGACTCTATACAAAGGGAAGGCTTTATCCAGTACCGGATCCGGTTTAACTGGACCCCCGTTGAAAAAACCATTGCTTACCTGTGCGTACCCCAAACAAAGGGGAAACTGCCGGCCGTAATAACAACATTTTACGAACCGGAAACCGCCATTGGAAAGGGGAAACCCAACCGCGATTTTGCCTGCCAGCTGGCCAGGAGAGGCTATGTTACTTTGTCGATAGGCACTACTGAGGCTTCAAAAGCAGGTACCTATTCTGTTTATTACCCGTCTATAAAAAATGCAACGGTAGCACCTTTATCGATGCTGGCTTATACGGCTGCGAACGCCTGGTATCTTTTGGCCGATTTACCTTATGTTGATAACAAGCGGATCGGGATCATGGGGCATTCATTCGGAGGAAAGTGGGCCATGTTCGCCTCCTGTCTGTTTGATAAATTTGCCTGCGCCGTATGGTCGGACCCCGGTGTGGTATTTGATGATACCAAGGGCAGTGCTGTCAATTACTGGGAGCCCTGGTACTTGGGATATTATCCGCCGCCCTGGAAAGATACCTGGCGGAAAACAGGATCCACAGCAGATGCAAAAGGATTGTATCCCCGGTTGATCAAAGAAGGCTATGACCTGCATGAGCTCATGGCACTGATGGCACCACGACCGTTCCTGGTATCGGGCGGGTCGTCGGACCCTGTGGACCGGTGGACAGCGCTCAACCAGGTGGTTCGGGTAAATGCCTTATTGGGCTACACGAACAGGGTGGCCATGACCAACCGCCCCAAACATGACCCCAATGATGAGTCCAACGAAGCGGCCTATCTCTTTTTTGATTCTTTTCTTAAGAAATAA
- a CDS encoding dihydrodipicolinate synthase family protein has translation MTDHTILQPGIRTALQQGAFIPAHPLALHEDLTIDEETQRRLTRYYLACGVGGLAVGVHTTQFEIRQPAFNYLEPVLRLAAEEIDRQQRTIIKVAGICGPAPQATKEAGLALKYGYHLGLLSMGGLNALSEKELIQHAQQVADKIPLFGFYLQPAVGGRVLSYEFWKAFCEIKNVMAIKVAAFNRYQTLDVVRAVCESARAEEIALYTGNDDNIVADLLTPYRFTIGGRNIEKRFAGGLLGHYSVWTRASVSLFSQIKAAADADALLATGVAVTDMNAAVFDASHQFKGSIAGIHEVLRRGGLMRGRWCLNPEEKLSPGQADEITRVIQQYPHLTDTDFVRAFLEKEAGLS, from the coding sequence ATGACAGATCATACGATACTTCAGCCCGGGATAAGGACAGCCCTGCAACAGGGCGCTTTTATTCCGGCACATCCCCTGGCACTGCACGAAGACCTTACAATAGATGAAGAAACGCAGCGGCGCCTGACACGATACTACCTGGCCTGTGGTGTAGGCGGATTGGCCGTAGGCGTACATACCACACAATTTGAAATACGGCAACCAGCGTTTAATTATCTGGAACCGGTGTTGCGGTTAGCTGCGGAAGAAATAGACAGGCAACAACGAACTATTATAAAAGTGGCCGGTATTTGCGGGCCTGCTCCCCAGGCGACAAAAGAGGCCGGGTTGGCCCTTAAATACGGGTACCACCTGGGGCTGTTGAGCATGGGCGGCCTGAATGCTCTTTCGGAAAAAGAACTCATTCAGCATGCGCAGCAGGTGGCGGATAAAATTCCACTGTTTGGTTTTTATCTGCAACCTGCCGTGGGCGGACGCGTATTGAGTTATGAATTCTGGAAGGCATTTTGCGAAATAAAAAATGTAATGGCCATCAAAGTGGCGGCCTTCAACCGGTATCAGACATTAGATGTGGTGCGGGCCGTATGCGAATCAGCGCGTGCTGAAGAAATTGCATTATACACCGGCAACGATGATAATATTGTGGCAGATCTTTTAACACCGTATCGTTTTACGATCGGTGGACGCAATATAGAAAAACGGTTTGCGGGCGGGTTATTAGGTCATTATTCCGTATGGACACGCGCCTCCGTATCCCTTTTTTCACAGATCAAAGCCGCAGCAGATGCCGACGCTTTATTGGCAACGGGCGTTGCCGTAACGGATATGAATGCAGCTGTTTTTGATGCATCCCATCAGTTCAAAGGCTCCATTGCCGGTATTCATGAAGTGTTGAGAAGGGGCGGATTAATGAGAGGCCGCTGGTGCCTTAATCCTGAAGAAAAACTTTCACCCGGCCAGGCAGATGAAATAACAAGGGTGATACAACAATATCCGCATTTAACAGATACGGATTTTGTTCGTGCATTTTTGGAGAAAGAGGCCGGGCTTAGCTAA
- a CDS encoding NAD-dependent epimerase/dehydratase family protein, giving the protein MTKTKEETLADLLQPSEALLNDVQKIKGDILILGAGGKMGPALALIARKAVEKTGGTNKIIAVSRFSDQAVAEKLTAAGIELIKADLLDDDALFDLPDADNVIYMAGHKFGTTGKEPYTWAMNSYLAGRVAEKYKKARIVVFSSGNIYPFTGIESGGATEETAPAPLGEYAQSCLGRERLFQYFSSIHNTPVLIYRLNYAVDVSYGVLLEIAKSVYEEKEIDLTMGYVNVIWQGDANEMAIRSLMHCSVPARIINFTGTETISVKRMAQNFGKLFDKIPKFTGTEQPEALLSNAQKSAAYFGQPQVSVAQMTHLIARWVQEGGATLDKPTHFQERKGIF; this is encoded by the coding sequence ATGACAAAAACAAAAGAAGAAACCCTCGCTGACTTATTACAACCTTCTGAAGCGCTGTTAAATGATGTTCAGAAAATAAAAGGCGATATACTCATATTGGGAGCCGGTGGAAAAATGGGGCCTGCACTGGCATTGATAGCGCGTAAGGCGGTAGAAAAGACGGGTGGTACCAACAAAATTATTGCAGTGTCTCGTTTCTCAGATCAGGCAGTAGCAGAAAAACTTACAGCAGCGGGCATTGAATTGATAAAAGCTGACCTGCTGGATGATGATGCACTATTTGATCTGCCGGATGCGGACAATGTTATTTATATGGCAGGGCATAAATTTGGCACTACGGGAAAAGAACCTTACACCTGGGCAATGAACAGCTATCTGGCGGGACGCGTGGCCGAAAAATATAAAAAAGCCCGCATTGTCGTTTTTTCTTCAGGAAATATTTACCCGTTTACCGGTATTGAATCGGGAGGGGCTACGGAGGAAACGGCTCCCGCACCATTGGGTGAATATGCGCAATCCTGCCTGGGACGGGAGCGTCTTTTTCAATATTTTTCATCGATACATAATACGCCGGTATTGATCTACCGGTTAAACTATGCAGTTGATGTCAGTTACGGAGTATTACTTGAAATAGCGAAGTCGGTGTATGAGGAAAAAGAAATCGATCTGACAATGGGCTACGTCAACGTTATTTGGCAGGGTGATGCCAACGAAATGGCGATCCGCTCTTTAATGCATTGTTCTGTGCCCGCCCGGATAATCAACTTTACCGGCACAGAAACCATTTCGGTAAAAAGAATGGCCCAAAATTTTGGAAAACTGTTTGACAAAATCCCAAAATTTACCGGCACTGAACAACCGGAGGCATTGCTGAGCAACGCACAAAAATCGGCAGCTTACTTCGGGCAGCCGCAGGTAAGCGTAGCGCAAATGACCCATCTTATTGCCCGTTGGGTACAGGAGGGCGGCGCAACCTTAGATAAACCCACCCATTTTCAGGAACGAAAAGGAATTTTTTAA
- a CDS encoding PQQ-dependent sugar dehydrogenase yields the protein METRFDSIKPQYNIQLDSTLLAVQAVSINNKVPWELMWGPDNTLWYNEQDGRIFKIDHKTGKSKLLLAIKDVYQKNTSGLLGMVAVASDTQNPESFLFVAYSFKNKDNVGLKLVRYLIEKDTLMRPKTFCTITGYRGHFGSRIVLSADKKLFWATGDGAVSGAALDAADLKGKVLRFNLDGTVPSDNPIAGSPVWARGFRNIQGMVFSGNNLLYTSEHGDASDDEVNIVQKGGNYGWDKIEGAADTDAEKAFAGGTRIIEPVMAWTPTIAPAGLTFYNNSRIPEWKNSLLLVSLKDRSLRVLKRSANGARIADETIYLDKVYGRLRAVCVSPDGDVYLSTSNKDWNPYRHPAPDDDKILRITPVKKISAEVLHGKKPERILGSANVASLYEVYCSGCHKQDGSGSPGVFPALIASPVVHNKSNLIDVFLWGKSTKGVQEKMPSFKFLNDDEAAAILNYVRSSWGNNNKDSITKEAVQAYRAAKSH from the coding sequence GTGGAAACGCGTTTTGATAGTATAAAACCACAATATAACATACAGCTGGATTCCACACTGTTGGCCGTACAGGCGGTATCAATAAATAATAAAGTACCCTGGGAGCTCATGTGGGGACCGGATAATACCTTGTGGTATAATGAACAGGACGGCAGGATTTTCAAAATTGATCATAAAACCGGAAAATCCAAACTGCTGCTTGCGATAAAAGATGTGTATCAAAAAAATACATCCGGACTTTTGGGAATGGTTGCTGTTGCTTCCGACACCCAAAACCCGGAGTCTTTTTTATTTGTTGCCTATTCTTTTAAAAACAAAGACAATGTTGGGTTAAAACTGGTACGTTACCTGATTGAGAAGGATACATTGATGCGTCCGAAAACCTTTTGCACTATAACAGGGTACCGCGGGCATTTCGGAAGCAGGATCGTTCTGTCGGCAGATAAGAAGCTGTTCTGGGCTACCGGGGATGGAGCTGTAAGCGGTGCGGCGTTGGACGCAGCGGATTTAAAAGGAAAGGTATTGCGTTTCAATCTAGATGGAACAGTTCCTTCGGACAATCCGATAGCGGGCAGCCCGGTATGGGCACGCGGATTTAGAAATATACAGGGAATGGTTTTCTCCGGCAACAATTTATTATACACTTCAGAGCATGGGGATGCATCTGACGATGAAGTGAATATTGTACAAAAGGGAGGAAATTATGGTTGGGATAAAATTGAAGGAGCTGCAGATACCGATGCAGAAAAGGCATTCGCCGGCGGCACCCGGATTATCGAACCGGTAATGGCATGGACACCTACTATTGCACCTGCAGGTTTAACCTTTTATAACAACAGCCGGATTCCTGAGTGGAAAAACAGCCTGCTGCTGGTGTCTTTAAAAGACAGAAGCCTGCGGGTATTAAAACGGTCTGCCAATGGAGCGCGCATTGCCGATGAAACGATCTATCTGGATAAAGTTTATGGCAGATTGCGTGCCGTTTGTGTATCGCCTGATGGAGATGTATACCTGTCTACCAGCAATAAGGATTGGAACCCTTACCGTCATCCCGCACCTGATGATGATAAAATATTGCGCATTACCCCTGTAAAAAAGATTTCGGCGGAGGTCTTGCATGGAAAAAAACCGGAGCGGATCCTTGGTAGCGCAAACGTCGCCAGCCTGTACGAAGTCTATTGCTCCGGCTGTCATAAACAGGACGGCTCGGGAAGCCCGGGTGTTTTTCCCGCACTCATCGCATCTCCCGTAGTGCATAATAAAAGTAATCTGATCGATGTATTTTTATGGGGAAAAAGCACAAAAGGAGTACAGGAAAAAATGCCTTCCTTTAAATTTCTGAATGATGATGAAGCTGCTGCCATACTCAATTATGTGCGGTCGAGCTGGGGAAACAATAATAAGGATTCCATAACAAAAGAAGCGGTACAGGCATACAGAGCCGCTAAATCACATTAA
- a CDS encoding Nramp family divalent metal transporter gives MKQNLILKWLRSLGPGLIVAALVFGPSKMTITSKLGAVYGYSLLWIIAVAIFFMILFTSMAARIGRATEQSLLATITKKWGRTIGKLVGIGVFLVCVSFQAGNSVGVGIAIGELTHTPKTIWIILFTLIAITLLFFRSFYKVLEQLMIYLILLMLLCFVITLFFAKPDLGGVINGFVPAVPEGSHGLIIAFMASCFSIVGAFYNAYLVQERRRTGAASDLKGSGSVTGIIVLGLLSAIVLISAAAVLHPKGIVVNSATDMSLALQPVFGSYAAGLFLIGLFAAAFSSIVGTASIGGTLLGEALGFGNNFSSRGVRVLITVVMIVGSAIALIFGKLPLELIVLAQSVTIFIAPAIGIAMYLIANDEKIMGQNRNNLFFRVSGLLGLVIIIGLAVINIRQLFLS, from the coding sequence ATGAAACAAAATCTGATCTTAAAATGGCTGCGTAGCCTGGGGCCGGGACTAATTGTAGCTGCGCTGGTATTTGGCCCCAGTAAAATGACCATCACTTCCAAACTGGGTGCGGTATATGGTTATAGCCTGTTATGGATTATTGCGGTGGCGATATTTTTCATGATCCTTTTTACGTCTATGGCAGCCCGTATTGGTAGGGCAACAGAACAGTCGCTGTTGGCAACTATTACCAAAAAATGGGGACGTACAATTGGAAAATTAGTGGGTATCGGCGTTTTTTTGGTATGTGTATCTTTTCAGGCGGGTAACTCGGTGGGTGTGGGCATCGCCATTGGCGAACTTACGCATACGCCTAAAACCATCTGGATTATTTTGTTTACGCTTATTGCCATAACCCTGTTATTTTTCCGGAGTTTTTATAAAGTACTGGAGCAATTGATGATTTATCTCATCCTGCTGATGTTGCTGTGTTTTGTGATTACATTATTTTTTGCGAAACCCGATCTGGGCGGCGTTATTAACGGGTTTGTACCCGCTGTGCCCGAAGGATCGCACGGACTGATCATTGCTTTTATGGCCTCCTGTTTTTCTATTGTAGGGGCGTTTTATAATGCCTATTTGGTACAGGAAAGAAGGAGGACCGGAGCTGCTTCGGATTTGAAAGGCAGTGGTAGTGTTACCGGTATCATCGTGTTGGGCCTGCTGAGCGCGATTGTACTTATCAGCGCAGCAGCGGTATTGCATCCCAAAGGTATTGTAGTGAACTCGGCTACGGATATGTCTCTGGCATTGCAACCCGTTTTTGGCAGTTACGCTGCCGGCCTTTTTTTAATCGGGTTATTTGCCGCAGCTTTTTCGTCCATTGTCGGCACGGCAAGCATTGGCGGCACGTTATTGGGGGAAGCATTGGGTTTTGGAAATAATTTTAGTTCCCGTGGTGTGCGGGTGCTTATTACTGTGGTGATGATCGTTGGTTCGGCCATTGCACTGATTTTTGGCAAATTGCCGTTGGAGCTCATTGTTCTGGCGCAAAGCGTTACTATTTTTATTGCACCGGCCATAGGCATCGCCATGTACCTGATTGCCAATGACGAAAAAATAATGGGGCAGAACAGGAACAATCTTTTTTTCAGAGTATCCGGGCTGCTTGGTCTGGTTATTATTATTGGTCTGGCTGTAATAAATATCCGTCAACTTTTTTTAAGCTAA